The Pectinophora gossypiella chromosome 15, ilPecGoss1.1, whole genome shotgun sequence genome has a window encoding:
- the LOC126373094 gene encoding zinc finger protein 708-like, protein MDQAFTAMDTEVLYPILFLPKKCTNLETNCDVADNVFIDLNITSPDTEGNNACIYSGFCNIKLIDTYDVNIQHLKSSEEIISEVNDSLPVIISEQQQPPYMQSQVWIDPTRSPFVYNHYDLSEAQECYSVRHESRTSITVEKKLNTYITKNIYNYKEAVHYSTHEELENKKPKIQPPEHNSDGNIYEEDEFQCGVFLSQLPEEIMNEKQNRAREERKFIGLQSENSALKQLMSPDIQSMSKQRKTILFLGPDAQCGQTIQQIAYYDPSMGCSGAPVVDNEVIIEDTDPPRQKRYQCAKCHQIFEQIAEFREHMVNHDSGKYPRFMSRTPSTDVRYICSECGKNLKTRDKFERHCLGHGDPELECNRCHKVFASKFTLRVHRKIHSRKHPCSYCTKTYSKIEDMRAHAAKVHFAFMCEHCDFVASKHSELTTHLDTHETTYKDSSETEFAESYFDDIMSDSDVINPDSPVPDWKVTDDEAKDLVSKFEEIQKADSVIAKVMSNKMFLAGRTKKNRRYTKVCDVCLKSFDRVSDLKRHLIEHIVRSTLAKTPVTGAGTLTMQCEVCQAETFTRVDRYKAHLREHAKLTLYKCTFCNKSFSDSSNFSKHKKIHGAPYFQCDLCQRKFNSKKMITRHMEYHNKNEPLSCRYCERIFHFESMLNKHIKSAHTREISCRFRCRFCHEYFKTLKEKWDHEWTVHNVRKMVVDCLICGAKYRKYSELKRHCADKHNVEIPTAKKLLKKKTYY, encoded by the exons ATGGATCAAGCTTTCACCGCTATGGACACCGAAGTCCTGTACCCGATTCTGTTTCTTCCTAAAAAGTGTACGAACTTGGAAACAAATTGTGATGTTGCTGATAACGTGTTTATTGACCTGAATATTACGTCTCCGGATACAGAAGGCAATAACGCTTGCATTTACTCCGGATTTTGCAATATAAAGCTGATAGACACTTATGATGTGAACATACAGCACCTCAAGTCGTCTGAAGAGATCATCTCTGAGGTAAATGATAGTTTGCCAGTGATCATATCAGAGCAACAGCAGCCTCCATACATGCAGTCCCAAGTGTGGATTGACCCAACCAGAAGTCCATTTGTGTACAACCACTATGACCTGTCCGAAGCTCAAGAGTGCTACTCCGTCCGGCATGAATCCCGTACCAGCATTACTGTGGAAAAGAAACTCAACACttatattacaaaaaacataTATAACTATAAAGAAGCCGTACACTACTCCACTCATGAAGAACTTGAgaataaaaaacccaaaatacaaCCACCGGAGCATAATTCCGATGGGAATATTTATGAAGAAGATGAATTTCAGTGTGGAGTGTTTTTATCGCAACTGCCCGAAGAGATTATGAATGAGAAGCAGAACCGGGCTCGGGAGGAACGTAAGTTCATAGGTCTACAAAGTGAAAACAGTGCGTTGAAGCAGTTGATGTCACCGGATATTCAGTCCATGTCTAAGCAGCGGAAGACCATCTTGTTCTTGGGACCGGATGCTCAATGTGGACAGACAATCCAACAGATAGCATACTATGACCCCTCCATGGGGTGCTCCGGAGCCCCTGTGGTGGACAATGAAGTCATCATCG AGGACACCGACCCTCCGCGGCAGAAGCGGTACCAGTGCGCGAAATGCCACCAGATCTTCGAGCAAATAGCTGAGTTTAGGGAGCACATGGTGAACCATGACAGCGGCAAGTACCCGCGCTTCATGAGTAGGACTCCATCGACGGACGTCCGGTATATCTGCAGCGAGTGCGGCAAGAATTTGAAGACCAGGGATAAGTTCGAGCGGCACtgtttag gcCACGGAGACCCAGAACTGGAGTGCAACAGGTGCCACAAAGTGTTCGCATCTAAGTTCACTTTGCGAGTCCATAGAAAGATACATAGTAGGAAACACCCTTGTTCGTATTGTACGAAAACGTACTCTAAGATAGAAGACATGAGGGCTCATGCAGCCAAAGTGCACTTTGCCTTCATGTGCGAACATTGCGACTTTGTAGCCAGCAAACATTCGGAACTAACCACTCATTTAGACACGCACGAAACTACCTACAAAGATTCCAGCGAAACAGAATTCGCCGAGTCATATTTCGATGATATTATGAGCGatagtgacgtcataaatccTGATTCCCCCGTCCCCGATTGGAAGGTGACTGATGATGAAGCAAAAGACCTAGTTTCCAAGTTCGAAGAGATCCAGAAAGCTGATTCTGTCATTGCCAAGGTGATGTCCAATAAGATGTTCCTCGCTGGAAGGACTAAGAAGAACAGGAGATATACAAAG GTGTGCGACGTATGCCTGAAGTCGTTCGACCGCGTGTCGGACCTGAAGCGGCACCTCATCGAGCACATCGTCCGGAGCACCCTCGCTAAAACCCCCGTCACGGGCGCCGGCACCCTCACCATGCAATGCGAGGTCTGCCAAGCCGAAACCTTCACTAGAGTCGACCGCTACAAGGCCCATCTAAGAGAACACGCCAAACTCACCCTTTACAAATGCACCTTCTGCAACAAATCCTTCAGCGATTCTAGCAACTTCTCAAAACACAAGAAAATCCACGGCGCCCCGTACTTCCAATGCGACCTCTGCCAACGTAAGTTCAATTCTAAGAAGATGATCACACGGCACATGGAATACCACAACAAGAACGAGCCGTTGAGTTGTAGGTATTGTGAACGGATCTTCCATTTTGAGTCTATGCTGAATAAGCACATAAAAAGTGCGCATACTAGAGAAATCTCGTGCAGATTCCGTTGTAGGTTTTGCCATGAATACTTCAAGACTTTGAAGGAAAAATGGGATCATGAGTGGACGGTGCACAACGTGAGAAAGATGGTCGTAGACTGTCTAATCTGTGGCGCGAAGTATCGCAAGTATTCCGAGCTAAAACGGCATTGTGCGGACAAGCACAATGTTGAAATACCAACAGCTAAAAAACTGTTGAAGAAAAAGACTTATTATTAG